One genomic segment of Streptomyces sp. TLI_146 includes these proteins:
- a CDS encoding co-chaperone GroES, producing the protein MSENTHDKLPIRMLHDRVLVRSDTPEGERRSGGGILIPATAAVGKRLAWAEVVAVGQNVRTVEPGDRVLYDPEDRAEVEVRGIAYVLMRERDLHAVASERVSEDSTGLYL; encoded by the coding sequence GTGAGCGAGAACACCCACGACAAGCTGCCCATCCGGATGCTCCACGACCGCGTGCTGGTCCGGTCCGACACACCCGAGGGCGAACGGCGCTCCGGCGGCGGCATCCTCATCCCGGCGACCGCGGCCGTCGGCAAGCGGCTGGCCTGGGCCGAGGTGGTCGCGGTCGGGCAGAACGTCCGGACCGTGGAGCCGGGCGACCGGGTGCTGTACGACCCGGAGGACCGCGCCGAGGTCGAGGTGCGCGGCATCGCCTACGTACTGATGCGAGAGCGCGATCTGCACGCCGTCGCCTCGGAGCGGGTGTCGGAGGACTCGACCGGGCTGTATCTCTGA
- a CDS encoding DUF3618 domain-containing protein, with protein MSEARTPAQIEADIRSRREQLAVTLDEIGVRLHPSTIAGDAKAKVASAVDRTAGRAFVAVNRTVSDVKAQFVSEDGAPRVERILPVALLAVGLVGLLAMSSARKRRD; from the coding sequence GTGTCGGAAGCCAGGACCCCTGCGCAGATCGAGGCGGACATCAGGAGCCGTCGCGAGCAGCTCGCGGTGACGCTCGACGAGATCGGCGTGCGGCTGCACCCGTCGACGATCGCCGGCGACGCGAAGGCGAAGGTCGCCTCGGCCGTGGACCGCACCGCGGGCCGGGCCTTCGTCGCGGTGAACCGGACCGTCTCGGACGTGAAGGCCCAGTTCGTGAGCGAGGACGGCGCGCCCCGCGTCGAGCGCATCCTGCCGGTCGCGCTCCTCGCCGTCGGCCTCGTCGGGCTGCTCGCCATGTCGTCGGCCAGGAAGCGGCGGGACTGA
- the bcp gene encoding thioredoxin-dependent thiol peroxidase, whose product MSERLVPGDTAPAFTLPDADGNEVSLADHKGRKVIVYFYPAALTPGCTKQACDFTDNLALLATAGYDVIGVSPDKPEKLAKFREKESLKVTLVGDPSKEVLEAYGAYGEKKLYGKTVTGVIRSTVVVDEEGKVERALYNVKATGHVAKIIKDLGI is encoded by the coding sequence ATGAGCGAGCGACTCGTCCCCGGCGACACCGCCCCCGCCTTCACCCTGCCCGACGCGGACGGCAACGAGGTCTCGCTCGCGGACCACAAGGGCCGCAAGGTCATCGTGTACTTCTACCCGGCGGCCCTCACCCCCGGCTGCACCAAGCAGGCCTGCGACTTCACGGACAACCTGGCCCTGCTGGCCACCGCGGGCTACGACGTGATCGGCGTCTCCCCCGACAAGCCGGAGAAGCTCGCGAAGTTCCGCGAGAAGGAGTCCCTCAAGGTCACCCTCGTCGGCGACCCGTCGAAGGAGGTCCTGGAGGCGTACGGGGCGTACGGCGAGAAGAAGCTGTACGGCAAGACGGTGACCGGCGTCATCCGCTCCACGGTGGTCGTGGACGAGGAGGGCAAGGTCGAGCGCGCGCTGTACAACGTGAAGGCGACGGGCCATGTCGCGAAGATCATCAAGGATCTGGGCATCTGA
- a CDS encoding HNH endonuclease signature motif containing protein: protein MAGTPKPATRADRRGTAPSSHTYDTEQLKGAIAESRNWTDLMRRLGLKTSGGQRRVLQEKAAAYELDTSHFVKGSPWRKYPDAAIAEAAVSSSSLREVALKMGATPATGTLSHIRRRIDAAGIDISHFPGINQSELDLPFTVDELRAAVASADSLRAAARSLGVPDDSRSRATLTRILRTQDIDMEHFSHRRVSLPEDRLRCLVGSSTSYAAVMRGLGLEVNDTNHRRVRRAAARLGLDTSHFKRRAWGRPERTAPPTTADRILVVLPRHAGRTNRSQLHRALTEIGVPYVCAECGNTGEWRGRPITLQIDHINGEWRDNRRENLRYLCPNCHALTETWCRRKGATRLAEEPPLPVH, encoded by the coding sequence ATGGCGGGCACGCCGAAACCGGCAACAAGAGCCGACCGCAGAGGCACAGCGCCGAGTTCACACACGTACGACACGGAACAGCTGAAAGGGGCCATCGCCGAGTCCCGGAACTGGACGGATCTGATGCGGCGGCTCGGCCTGAAGACGAGCGGCGGTCAGCGACGCGTGCTCCAGGAGAAGGCCGCCGCGTACGAGCTGGACACGAGCCACTTCGTCAAAGGTAGCCCATGGCGCAAATACCCCGACGCGGCCATTGCCGAAGCCGCCGTATCGTCCTCGTCCCTGCGCGAGGTGGCACTGAAGATGGGCGCGACCCCGGCCACCGGAACTCTGTCCCACATCCGGCGCCGTATCGACGCCGCGGGCATCGACATCAGCCACTTCCCAGGCATCAACCAGTCCGAGTTGGATCTGCCCTTCACGGTCGATGAACTACGAGCGGCGGTTGCCTCGGCCGACAGCCTGCGCGCGGCGGCCCGCTCGCTGGGTGTGCCGGACGACAGCCGCTCACGCGCCACGCTGACTCGCATACTGCGCACACAGGACATCGACATGGAGCACTTCTCCCATCGGCGCGTCTCCCTCCCCGAGGACCGACTTCGTTGCCTCGTAGGGAGCTCCACAAGCTACGCGGCCGTCATGCGCGGTCTCGGACTGGAGGTCAACGACACCAATCACCGGCGTGTCCGGCGCGCGGCGGCCCGTCTCGGCCTCGATACCAGCCACTTCAAGCGCCGGGCCTGGGGACGGCCAGAGCGCACCGCGCCCCCGACGACAGCGGACAGGATCCTGGTCGTCCTGCCGAGGCACGCCGGCCGGACCAACAGGTCCCAGCTCCATCGAGCCCTGACCGAAATCGGAGTGCCGTACGTGTGCGCGGAGTGCGGCAACACCGGCGAGTGGCGGGGGCGGCCGATCACCTTGCAGATCGACCACATCAATGGGGAGTGGCGGGACAACCGCCGGGAGAATCTCCGGTATTTGTGCCCCAACTGCCACGCGCTGACGGAGACGTGGTGTCGCCGGAAAGGGGCGACGCGCCTCGCCGAAGAGCCCCCTCTGCCCGTACACTGA
- the rdgB gene encoding RdgB/HAM1 family non-canonical purine NTP pyrophosphatase yields MTRLILATRNAGKITELRAILADAGLPHELVGADAYPEIPDVKETGVTFAENALLKAHALARATGLPAVADDSGLCVDVLNGAPGIFSARWSGTHGDDKANLNLLLAQLGDIADEHRGAHFACAAALALPDGTERVVEGRLLGTLRHEPTGTGGFGYDPILQPEGETRTCAELTPDEKNAISHRGKAFRALVPVVRELLG; encoded by the coding sequence ATGACCCGCCTGATCCTCGCCACCCGCAACGCCGGCAAAATCACCGAACTCCGCGCGATCCTCGCGGACGCCGGACTGCCCCACGAACTGGTCGGCGCCGACGCGTACCCCGAGATCCCCGACGTCAAGGAGACCGGCGTCACCTTCGCCGAGAACGCGCTCCTCAAGGCCCACGCGCTCGCCCGGGCGACCGGCCTGCCCGCCGTCGCCGACGACTCGGGCCTGTGCGTGGACGTACTGAACGGCGCCCCCGGCATCTTCTCCGCCCGCTGGTCCGGCACCCACGGCGACGACAAGGCCAACCTGAACCTGCTCCTGGCCCAGCTCGGCGACATCGCGGACGAACACCGCGGGGCCCACTTCGCCTGCGCGGCGGCCCTGGCCCTGCCCGACGGCACCGAGCGGGTCGTGGAGGGCCGCCTCCTGGGCACCCTGCGCCACGAGCCCACCGGCACGGGCGGCTTCGGCTACGACCCGATCCTCCAGCCGGAGGGCGAGACCCGCACATGCGCGGAGCTGACCCCCGACGAGAAGAACGCGATCAGCCACCGGGGGAAGGCGTTCAGGGCGCTGGTGCCGGTGGTACGGGAGCTGTTGGGCTGA
- the rph gene encoding ribonuclease PH has protein sequence MSRIDGRTPDQLRPVTIERGWSKHAEGSVLISFGDTKVFCTASVTEGVPRWRKGSGEGWVTAEYSMLPRSTNTRGDRESVRGKIGGRTHEISRLIGRSLRAVIDYKALGENTIVLDCDVLQADGGTRTAAITGAYVALADAVSWAQTKKLVKANRQPLTGTVAAVSVGIVDGTPLLDLCYEEDVRAETDMNVVCTGDGRFVEVQGTAEAEPFDRKELNALLDLATGGCADLAALQVEALGRTLGE, from the coding sequence ATGTCTCGTATCGACGGCCGCACCCCCGACCAGCTCCGCCCCGTCACCATCGAACGCGGATGGAGCAAGCACGCCGAGGGCTCCGTCCTCATCTCCTTCGGCGACACCAAAGTCTTCTGCACCGCCTCCGTCACCGAAGGCGTCCCCCGCTGGCGCAAGGGCAGCGGCGAGGGCTGGGTGACCGCGGAGTACTCGATGCTGCCGCGCTCCACCAACACCCGCGGCGACCGCGAGTCCGTCCGCGGCAAGATCGGCGGACGCACCCACGAGATCAGCCGCCTCATCGGCCGCAGCCTCCGCGCCGTCATCGACTACAAGGCGCTGGGCGAGAACACCATCGTCCTCGACTGCGACGTCCTCCAGGCCGACGGCGGCACCCGTACCGCCGCCATCACCGGCGCGTACGTCGCCCTCGCCGACGCCGTCAGCTGGGCCCAGACCAAGAAGCTGGTCAAGGCCAACCGCCAGCCGCTCACCGGCACCGTCGCCGCCGTCTCCGTCGGCATCGTCGACGGCACCCCGCTCCTCGATCTCTGCTACGAGGAGGACGTACGCGCCGAGACCGACATGAACGTCGTCTGCACCGGCGACGGCCGCTTCGTCGAGGTCCAGGGCACGGCCGAGGCCGAGCCGTTCGACCGCAAGGAGCTCAACGCCCTGCTCGACCTCGCCACCGGCGGCTGCGCGGACCTCGCCGCCCTCCAGGTGGAGGCACTCGGCCGCACGCTCGGCGAGTAA
- a CDS encoding glucose PTS transporter subunit EIIB, with product MASKAEKIVAGLGGIENIEEVEGCITRLRTEVIDPSKVDEAALKAAGAHGVVKMGTAIQVVIGTDADPIAADIEDMM from the coding sequence ATGGCCAGCAAGGCTGAGAAGATCGTCGCCGGGCTCGGCGGTATCGAGAACATCGAAGAGGTCGAGGGCTGCATCACCCGCCTCCGCACCGAGGTCATCGACCCGAGCAAGGTCGACGAGGCCGCGCTGAAGGCCGCGGGCGCGCACGGCGTCGTCAAGATGGGCACGGCGATCCAGGTTGTCATCGGCACGGACGCGGACCCGATCGCGGCGGACATCGAAGACATGATGTGA
- a CDS encoding PTS transporter subunit EIIC: protein MSADSAAVDRPKWWGGAFQNLQKMGRSLQLPIAVLPAAGILNRLGQPDVFGKDGLGWTDVAKVMAGAGGALLDANIGLPLLFCIGVAIGMAKKADGSTALAAVAGFLVYYNVLHQFPKDCAAGAKVISAGCQANDGTVAAFTYQNPGVFGGIVMGLLAAWFWQRYHRVKLVDWLGFFNGRRLVPIIMSFVAIAFAALCLWVWPPIGDALESFSDWLVGLDAWGAGIFGVANRALLVIGLHQFLNVPIWFQFGSFTKPDGTVVHGDISMFLAGDKDAGQFTTGFFPIMMFALPAAALAITHCAKPHRRKQVGGLMLSVGLTSFVTGITEPIEYSFLFIAPLLYAIHAVLTGVSMAVSWALGVKDGFSFSAGLIDYVINWNLATKPWLIIPIGLVFAAVYYAIFRFAIIKFDLPTPGREPEELEEEIERENTK, encoded by the coding sequence ATGAGCGCGGACAGCGCGGCAGTGGACCGGCCGAAATGGTGGGGCGGTGCGTTCCAGAACCTCCAGAAGATGGGCCGCAGCCTCCAGCTGCCGATCGCCGTGCTGCCCGCGGCCGGCATCCTCAACCGGCTCGGCCAGCCGGACGTCTTCGGCAAGGACGGTCTGGGCTGGACGGACGTCGCCAAGGTCATGGCCGGTGCGGGCGGCGCGCTGCTCGACGCCAACATCGGCCTGCCGCTGCTGTTCTGCATCGGCGTCGCCATCGGCATGGCCAAGAAGGCGGACGGCTCCACCGCGCTCGCCGCCGTGGCCGGATTCCTCGTCTACTACAACGTGCTGCACCAGTTCCCCAAGGACTGCGCCGCCGGAGCGAAGGTGATCTCGGCGGGGTGCCAGGCCAACGACGGAACGGTCGCGGCCTTCACGTACCAGAATCCCGGGGTCTTCGGCGGCATCGTCATGGGCCTGCTCGCCGCCTGGTTCTGGCAGCGCTACCACCGGGTCAAGCTGGTCGACTGGCTCGGCTTCTTCAACGGCCGCCGGCTCGTCCCGATCATCATGTCGTTCGTGGCCATCGCGTTCGCCGCGCTCTGCCTGTGGGTCTGGCCGCCGATCGGCGACGCGCTGGAGAGCTTCAGCGACTGGCTGGTGGGGCTGGACGCGTGGGGTGCGGGCATCTTCGGCGTCGCCAACCGCGCGCTGCTCGTCATCGGTCTGCACCAGTTCCTGAACGTGCCCATCTGGTTCCAGTTCGGCAGCTTCACCAAGCCGGACGGGACCGTGGTGCACGGTGACATCAGTATGTTCCTGGCGGGCGACAAGGACGCGGGCCAGTTCACCACCGGCTTCTTCCCGATCATGATGTTCGCGCTGCCCGCGGCCGCGCTGGCGATCACGCACTGCGCCAAGCCGCACCGCCGCAAGCAGGTGGGCGGTCTGATGCTGTCGGTCGGCCTGACGTCGTTCGTCACCGGCATCACCGAGCCGATCGAGTACTCGTTCCTCTTCATCGCCCCGCTGCTGTACGCGATCCACGCGGTCCTGACCGGTGTCTCGATGGCGGTGAGCTGGGCGCTGGGCGTCAAGGACGGCTTCAGCTTCTCGGCCGGACTGATCGACTACGTCATCAACTGGAACCTGGCGACGAAACCGTGGCTGATCATTCCGATCGGCCTCGTCTTCGCCGCCGTCTACTACGCGATCTTCCGTTTCGCGATCATCAAGTTCGACCTCCCCACTCCCGGCCGCGAGCCGGAGGAGCTGGAAGAGGAGATCGAGCGGGAGAACACGAAGTAA
- a CDS encoding PTS transporter subunit EIIC, translated as MSTATATAAPAKKRGSGVFQGLQKIGRSLQLPIAVLPAAGIMVRLGQDDVFGKDGLGWDKVAAVFGNAGGAITGALPLLFCIGVAIGFAKKADGSTALAALVGFLVYSKVLEAFPVTEAVIKAGKDDPATFNNPGVLGGIIMGLLSAVLWQRYHRKKLVDWLGFFNGRRLVPIIMAFVGVIVGVFFGLVWEPIGDGIADFGKWMTGLGAGGAGLFGAINRALIPIGMHQFVNTVAWFQLGDFTNSAGEVVHGDYGRFLAGDPSAGMFMSGFFPIMMFGLPAAALAMAHTARPERRKAVLGMMVSLALTSFVTGVTEPIEFSFMFIAPLLYVIHAVLTAVSLAVTWALGVHAGFNFSAGLIDYALYWKLDTKPWLIIPIGLVFAAIYYFVFRFAIVKFNLTTPGREPEEEIEDLTKA; from the coding sequence ATGAGTACGGCCACCGCTACGGCGGCGCCCGCGAAGAAGCGGGGCTCCGGTGTGTTCCAGGGCTTGCAGAAGATCGGCCGCAGCCTTCAGCTGCCGATCGCGGTGCTGCCGGCTGCGGGCATCATGGTCCGCCTGGGCCAGGACGACGTTTTCGGTAAAGACGGCCTCGGTTGGGACAAGGTGGCCGCCGTCTTCGGCAACGCGGGCGGTGCGATCACCGGTGCCCTGCCCCTGCTGTTCTGCATCGGCGTGGCCATCGGCTTCGCTAAGAAGGCGGACGGTTCGACCGCCCTGGCCGCCCTCGTGGGCTTCCTGGTCTACAGCAAGGTCCTGGAAGCGTTCCCCGTCACCGAAGCGGTGATCAAGGCGGGCAAGGACGATCCGGCGACGTTCAACAACCCGGGTGTCCTCGGCGGCATCATCATGGGTCTGCTGTCGGCCGTCCTCTGGCAGCGTTACCACCGCAAGAAGCTGGTCGACTGGCTCGGCTTCTTCAACGGCCGCCGCCTCGTCCCGATCATCATGGCCTTCGTCGGCGTCATCGTCGGCGTCTTCTTCGGTCTGGTCTGGGAGCCCATCGGTGACGGGATCGCCGACTTCGGCAAGTGGATGACGGGCCTCGGCGCCGGTGGCGCAGGCCTGTTCGGCGCCATCAACCGCGCGCTGATCCCGATCGGCATGCACCAGTTCGTGAACACCGTGGCCTGGTTCCAGCTCGGCGACTTCACCAACTCCGCGGGCGAGGTCGTGCACGGTGACTACGGCCGCTTCCTCGCCGGGGACCCGTCCGCCGGCATGTTCATGTCCGGCTTCTTCCCCATCATGATGTTCGGCCTCCCGGCCGCCGCGCTCGCCATGGCGCACACCGCCCGCCCCGAGCGCCGGAAGGCCGTCCTCGGCATGATGGTGTCGCTGGCGCTCACCTCCTTCGTGACCGGTGTGACCGAGCCGATCGAGTTCTCGTTCATGTTCATCGCACCGCTGCTCTACGTGATCCACGCGGTGCTGACCGCCGTGTCCCTCGCGGTCACCTGGGCCCTCGGCGTCCACGCGGGCTTCAACTTCTCGGCCGGTCTGATCGACTACGCCCTGTACTGGAAGCTCGATACGAAGCCCTGGCTGATCATCCCGATCGGCCTCGTCTTCGCCGCGATCTACTACTTCGTCTTCCGCTTCGCGATCGTCAAGTTCAACCTCACCACCCCGGGCCGTGAGCCCGAGGAGGAGATCGAGGACCTGACGAAGGCGTAA
- a CDS encoding MBL fold metallo-hydrolase: protein MKLTVVGCSGSFPSAESACSSYLVEADGFRLLLDMGNGALGELQRHIGLYDLDAIFLSHLHADHCIDMCGYFVARYYRHEGGRCAPMPVYAPEGAEQRLTTAYADTPSSSSMSEVFDFHTLKSGSFDIGPFAVRTERVCHPVEAYGIRIEHGGASLTYSGDTGVCEALHELAEGTDLFLCEASFTHGKEDIPALHLNGREAGEHAARAGAGRLVLTHIPPWTDGDVNLTDARGAYTGPVELAVPGAVYEV, encoded by the coding sequence ATGAAGCTCACCGTCGTCGGCTGCTCCGGGTCGTTCCCGTCCGCGGAATCGGCCTGTTCGAGCTACCTCGTCGAGGCCGACGGCTTCCGGCTGCTCCTCGACATGGGCAACGGCGCCCTGGGCGAGCTGCAGCGCCACATCGGTCTCTACGACCTCGACGCGATCTTCCTCAGCCATCTGCACGCCGACCACTGCATCGACATGTGCGGCTACTTCGTGGCCCGCTACTACCGGCACGAGGGCGGACGCTGCGCCCCCATGCCGGTGTACGCGCCGGAGGGCGCCGAGCAGCGCCTCACCACGGCGTACGCGGACACGCCGTCCAGCTCCTCCATGAGCGAGGTGTTCGACTTCCACACCCTGAAGTCCGGCTCGTTCGACATCGGCCCGTTCGCGGTCCGCACCGAGCGGGTCTGCCACCCCGTCGAGGCGTACGGCATCCGCATCGAGCACGGCGGCGCGTCCCTCACGTACTCGGGCGACACCGGCGTCTGCGAGGCCCTGCACGAGCTGGCCGAGGGCACGGACCTGTTCCTGTGCGAGGCGTCCTTCACACACGGCAAGGAGGACATCCCGGCCCTCCACCTCAACGGCCGCGAGGCCGGCGAACACGCCGCCCGCGCCGGGGCCGGCCGCCTGGTCCTGACCCACATCCCGCCGTGGACGGACGGCGACGTCAACCTGACGGACGCCCGTGGGGCTTACACCGGTCCGGTGGAGCTGGCGGTGCCGGGGGCGGTGTACGAGGTCTGA
- a CDS encoding type II toxin-antitoxin system PemK/MazF family toxin, which translates to MDTSWWLAVIAVVVVALGAAVVDGRGRARPRPSRPGGRVRPPGRPGVRGRRPLPGEIWWADVPYEDGPGSKDRPCLVLSVRGDSVRVAKITSKFHEEQAGVIPLPPGTVGDARGRPSFLETDELRDVGVWEFRRRVGVVDPTVWDQVRYLAG; encoded by the coding sequence ATGGACACGTCCTGGTGGCTCGCGGTGATCGCCGTGGTGGTGGTCGCCCTGGGGGCCGCGGTGGTCGACGGGCGGGGGCGCGCCCGCCCGCGCCCGTCCCGTCCCGGGGGGCGCGTCCGGCCGCCGGGCCGGCCGGGGGTGCGGGGGCGCCGGCCGCTGCCGGGTGAGATCTGGTGGGCCGATGTGCCGTACGAGGACGGGCCGGGCTCGAAGGACCGGCCCTGTCTGGTGCTGTCGGTACGGGGGGACAGCGTGCGGGTCGCGAAGATCACCAGCAAGTTCCACGAGGAGCAGGCCGGGGTGATTCCGCTGCCGCCGGGGACGGTGGGGGACGCGCGGGGGCGGCCGAGCTTTCTGGAGACGGATGAGCTGCGGGATGTGGGGGTGTGGGAGTTCCGGCGGCGGGTGGGGGTGGTGGACCCGACGGTGTGGGACCAGGTGCGGTACCTGGCGGGTTGA
- a CDS encoding PLP-dependent cysteine synthase family protein — MRYDSALAAVGNTPLVRLPRLSPSDDVRIWAKLEDRNPTGSVKDRPALHMIEQAEKAGRLTPGCTILEPTSGNTGISLAMAAKLKGYRIVCVMPENTSQERRDLLKMWGAEIVPSPAAGGSNTAVRVAKELAAQNPSWVMLYQYGNPDNAGAHYATTGPEILADLPSITHFVAGLGTTGTLMGVGRYLRERVPGVQIVAAEPRYDDLVYGLRNLDEGFVPELYDASVLTSRFSVGSADAVTRTRELLKEEGIFAGVSTGAALHAAIGVGRKAVKAGTPADIVFVVADGGWKYLSTGVYTAETTEEAIATLRGQLWA, encoded by the coding sequence ATGCGCTACGACTCCGCGCTGGCCGCCGTCGGCAACACGCCGCTGGTCCGGCTCCCCAGACTCTCGCCCTCGGACGACGTCCGTATCTGGGCGAAGCTGGAGGACCGCAACCCGACCGGCTCGGTCAAGGACCGCCCCGCGCTCCACATGATCGAACAGGCCGAGAAGGCGGGCCGGTTGACGCCCGGCTGCACCATCCTGGAGCCGACCAGCGGAAACACCGGCATCTCGCTGGCGATGGCGGCGAAGCTCAAGGGCTACCGCATCGTCTGCGTGATGCCCGAGAACACCTCCCAGGAGCGCCGCGACCTGCTGAAGATGTGGGGCGCGGAGATCGTGCCGTCCCCGGCGGCGGGCGGCTCCAACACGGCGGTACGGGTGGCGAAGGAGCTGGCCGCGCAGAACCCGTCCTGGGTGATGCTGTACCAGTACGGCAACCCGGACAACGCGGGCGCGCACTACGCCACGACCGGCCCGGAGATCCTCGCCGACCTCCCCTCAATCACCCACTTCGTGGCGGGCCTCGGCACCACGGGCACGCTCATGGGCGTGGGCCGCTATCTGCGCGAGCGCGTGCCCGGCGTCCAGATCGTGGCGGCCGAGCCGCGCTACGACGACCTGGTGTACGGCCTGCGCAACCTGGACGAGGGCTTCGTCCCCGAGCTGTACGACGCGTCGGTCCTGACCAGCCGCTTCTCGGTCGGCTCGGCGGACGCGGTGACCCGCACCCGCGAACTCCTCAAGGAGGAGGGCATCTTCGCGGGCGTCTCCACGGGGGCGGCGCTGCACGCGGCGATCGGGGTGGGCAGGAAGGCCGTCAAGGCGGGCACCCCCGCCGACATCGTGTTCGTGGTGGCGGACGGCGGCTGGAAGTACCTGTCGACGGGCGTGTACACGGCGGAGACGACGGAGGAAGCGATCGCGACGCTGCGGGGGCAGCTCTGGGCGTAG
- a CDS encoding MoaD/ThiS family protein, translating into MAIEVRIPTILRTYTGGAKAVEGSGATIDELFKDLETRHSGIRERLVDEAAGGELRRFVNVYLNDEDVRFLAGITTELSDGDSVTILPAVAGGMV; encoded by the coding sequence ATGGCCATCGAGGTCCGCATCCCGACCATCCTCCGCACCTACACCGGCGGCGCCAAGGCCGTCGAGGGCAGTGGCGCGACCATCGACGAGCTCTTCAAGGACCTGGAGACCCGGCACAGCGGCATCCGCGAGCGCCTGGTCGACGAGGCCGCCGGCGGCGAGCTGCGCCGCTTCGTGAACGTCTACCTCAACGACGAGGACGTCCGCTTCCTGGCGGGCATCACCACCGAGCTGTCCGACGGCGACAGCGTGACGATCCTGCCGGCCGTGGCCGGCGGCATGGTCTGA
- a CDS encoding putative leader peptide, protein MVPHDVSEEKPSSPLLVARLHVDLCRLASAMCQRPTAV, encoded by the coding sequence ATGGTTCCCCACGACGTGAGCGAAGAGAAGCCCAGCAGCCCGCTGCTCGTGGCGCGCCTGCACGTCGACCTGTGCCGGCTGGCGAGCGCGATGTGTCAGCGCCCCACCGCCGTCTGA
- a CDS encoding Mov34/MPN/PAD-1 family protein, which translates to MLTLTQALYDQIVAHARADHPDEACGVVAGPAGTGRPERFIPMLNAARSPTFYEFDSQDLLKLYREMDDRDEEPVIVYHSHTATEAYPSRTDVTYANEPGAHYVLVSTADTDGLGDFQFRSYRIVDGGIEEEEVEVVEAY; encoded by the coding sequence ATGCTGACCCTGACCCAGGCCCTGTACGACCAGATCGTCGCGCACGCCCGCGCCGACCACCCCGACGAGGCGTGCGGCGTGGTCGCCGGCCCGGCGGGCACCGGCCGCCCCGAGCGGTTCATCCCGATGCTGAACGCGGCCCGCTCGCCCACGTTCTACGAGTTCGACTCGCAGGACCTGCTGAAGCTCTACCGCGAGATGGACGACCGCGACGAGGAGCCGGTGATCGTCTACCACTCGCACACGGCGACCGAGGCCTACCCGTCCCGCACCGACGTGACGTACGCCAACGAGCCCGGCGCCCACTACGTCCTGGTTTCGACGGCGGACACCGATGGCCTCGGCGACTTCCAGTTCCGCTCGTACCGGATCGTGGACGGCGGGATCGAGGAGGAAGAGGTCGAGGTGGTGGAGGCGTACTGA